The genomic window GGGTTAGTAGAATGAAAACGGCTGCCGAAGAAAACGGACCGGATGGGGGTAGAGACCCTGCCTATGCGGAAGCGATGTCAAACGCTGATTTTGATGTTGAAGGATTCCCGTCTGGGTATTTAACATTAAACGCAGAACAGGCATTAGAAGTCGGTTATGCGGATGCCATTGAAAGAAATGTTGACGGAGTGATTAGCTTTTTAGGCTATCAGTCTGATGAAGTCAACATTGTTCATTCAGAAGTGAGTATCGCGGAGCAAATTGCTCGGTTTGTCACAAATCCTATTGTTATTCCCATTCTTTTATCAATAGGAAGTCTTGGTTTAATTATGGAGCTTTACTCACCGGGATTTGGTGTACCTGGATTTATGGGTATTTCTGCACTGCTTTTATTTTTCTTCGGTCATATGGTAGCAGGTTTTGCTGGTTGGGAATCATTAATATTGGTCGTAGTTGGCATTGTCTTATTAGGCGTTGAGATGGTTGCGCCTGGTTTCGGTATTTTTGGCATACTGGGAATCGGGTTAATTATTGGTGGACTCTTTATGGCTTCTTTTTCAACGACAGTAATGGTCATTTCAGTAGGGATTACCCTTGTAGTGACGATTGCAGCAGCCATTATTTTGTTTGTGTTTTTTGGCAATCGGGGACCATGGAAAAAGCTTGTATTGCAGGCTCAGACAACAAGTGAAGAGGGGTATTTGTCAACTGAAACAGATCAAGCGCTAATGGGCCAAACAGGTAAAGCATTAAGTGACTTAAGACCGGCAGGAATTGCATTAATTAACGACAGACGCCTTGACGTTGTGTCTGAAGGAAGCTATATTGGACGAGGGAGTATGCTCAAGGTTGTCTATACATCTGGTTCAAGGGTCGTAGTTAGAGAAATTGAGCAAAACGATTAAACTAGAATAAGGGAGGAAATAAGAAATGGATGATGGAATTATTATTACGCTCATAATTGTTGCAGCAGCTGTTATTCTACTGGCGATTTTATTTACGTTTGTACCAGTAGCTTTATGGATCTCGGCTATTGCAGCTGGCGTAAAAATTGGCATTTTTGAGTTAGTAGGAATGAGGCTTCGACGAGTTGTGCCAGCTCGCGTTGTAAACCCATTAATTAAAGCGGTTAAAGCAGGAATTGACCTTGATTCTTCAAGGTTAGAGGGGCATTACTTAGCTGGTGGTAACGTTGACCGAGTAGTTAATGCATTAATTGCAGCACAACGAGCAAATATCGAGCTTTCGTTTGAAAGAGCGGCAGCGATTGACCTTGCTGGTCGTGACGTTTTAGAAGCAGTTCAAATGAGTGTAAATCCTAAAGTAATTGAAACACCGTTTATTGCCGGTGTAGCAATGGACGGGATTGAAGTGAAAGCAAAAGCTAGAATTACAGTACGTGCGAACATTGATCGCCTTGTCGGTGGTGCAGGTGAAGATACGATTATCGCTCGTGTTGGTGAGGGGATTGTTTCGACAATCGGTTCTCAACAAGATCACAAGAAAGTTCTTGAAAATCCAGATATGATTTCACAAACGGTATTAACAAAGGGATTGGATTCAGGTACTGCTTTTGAAATCCTTTCGATTGACATCGCCGACATCGATATTGGTAAAAATATTGGTGCAGAGCTACAAACCGATCAAGCAGAAGCAGACAAAAAGATCGCTCAAGCGAAAGCCGAAGAACGTCGTGCAATGGCTGTAGCACAAGAGCAAGAAATGAGAGCTCGCGTTGAAGAAATGCGTGCGAAAGTTGTCGAAGCGGAAGCGGAAGTTCCAATGGCTCTTTCTGAAGCGTTACGCAACGGACACATGGGTGTAATGGATTATATGAACTACCAGAACGTATTGGCTGATACAGATATGAGAGATTCAATTAGTAAATCGTCAAAAGGTGACAGCGACATGTTCCCTGATAACGATCCAAGAAACAAAAATAATTAAGAAAAACCCTCATAAGGCAATGTGGTGTAACCATTAAGAAGGAGGGGATAATGGATGTCAGATTTAGTGCAATTTATCTTGGCGAATCCTCTTATCTTAATTATTATTGTTGGTGTTTTAGTCAGCTCTCTATCAAAACTAGGGCAGTCAACCCAGCAACAAGAGGAGCGTCAAAATCCCCAACGACAATCAGCTGAACCGCAGCGCAGGCAGCAGCCAGCTGAACAGCGACAAGAGGAAGTCCGTTGGGAAGATTATTTCCCGAGTGAATCAGCACCTCCTGAACAAGCTTATGAGCCAATCAATGAGCCATCGAGACAAACTGATGCTCAGCGTGACACAGCGACGCGGCAGAATGAACTCTATGAGCGTCACCGTGAAGCACGTCGTAAGGTTAAAGAGTTAAGAAACCAATCGGCGCCTGTTGTCGCGGTAATGGCCGAAAGTGAGCAGACGAGCTCAGAGGGAAAATTAGATATGGATTTTAAGAATGTTTCCGGAAAAAAAATGATGGAAGCTGTTGTGTGGTCTGAAGTTCTTGGACCGCCAAAAAGTAGACAGCGAAGACCAAGAGGTCGATCGTTTTAACTTTGCAATCTAATAAAGAAAAGAACGTAGCAATCACTTCGGTGGTGCTACGTTTTTTTTTGTTGTTCTGAAAAAAATCAAAAACGGGCAGGTGGAATGTAGGCTCCCAGTCATTTTGGTGCTAAGTAAGCAACGCAGTTCATACAATCATTAGGAGGAGGGCTGCTTAATGAGTCGTATGACAAACCGTATAAAAAAATGGGTAACCGAACAAATGCAGCTTCCGGCTGACGTCACGATGGATTTACCTAGAATTACAATGATAGGACAGCTACATATATATATTGAAAACCATCGAGGGGTTTTACAGTTTTCGAATAAGGAACTTCGATTATTGCTAAAAGAAGGACAGCTCCTTGTTACAGGTGATCAATTTGTGTTAAAGACGATCTTGCCGGAAGAATTACTACTTGAAGGAAGAATAGATAAAGTGATGTTTATTAATGAAGAAGGAAAGTAAATACTGTTCATAAGGGGCGAAGCTTTATGAGAAATGGGTTTGTAAACTTAATAGGCGGTGTGGTATCGGTAGAAATTAGGGGCCCTTATCCAGAGCAATTATTAAACCGCTGTCTTAAACAGGGGATTCATATTTGGAACGTCTCTGTAATAGAAACAGAGAAAATCCAGTTTAAAATTCAGTTACGTAATATTCATCAATTAAGACGGTTTCTGAGGGGAACAGATTTAACGTTACGTTTTAAAGAGCGACAAGGTCTTCCTTTTTTCATGAAGCAGATGAAAGTAAGAGCAGGTTTTGTAATGGGGATTGCTGCGTTTTTTGTTGCGTTCTTTCTTCTCTCGAATATGGTGTGGGGGTATTCGATAGAGGGTGCTTCCCCTCAAGTTGAAAAAAAATTAGAAGAAGCGATTGCTGAATTAGGTGTTAAACGAGGTGAGTTTAGTTTTGGTTTACCGAAGCCAAATGAAATTCAAGCGTATGTGACAGATCGAATAGATGAAGCGACCTGGGTTGGTGTGCGAAAAAAAGGGACGAACTATCAATTCGAGGTTGTTGAACAAGTGCGCCAAACAGATCCTGAAATAGTAAGCCCCAGACACTTAGTAGCATCAAAAAAAGCGGTCATTCGATCAATGTTTGTTGAAGATGGGACAGCGGTAAAGAGAACGAATGATGTAGTTGAAAAAGGGGACTTGCTTGTGTCAGGTTTTATCGGTGTAGAAGGGCATGAGCAAACAATTCCAGCTAAGGCCTCTGTAGTCGGTGAAATATGGTATACTTCATCTGTAAGCATGCCCATCACTCAAACCTATACGTCTTTAACGGGGGAGCAGAAAAACAAATACCAGTTAAAAGTTGGCGATGTGTCTATCCCGTTTTGGAATATTACCGCACCGGATTACGAGTCAATGGAAACGTATAAAAAAGAAAGTCAATATACCATTTTTGGCTACCGTTTACCGGTCCAATTAATCGTTGATGAGCATCGTGAAACCCAAAATTTTGAGCGAACGTATGAAAGAGAAGAAGCATTTGAAGTGTTGAAAAAGCAAGCGCGCTTGGACTTGGAACAGGATTTGCCAGAAGGTGCAGACATAGTAGGTGAACAAGTTTTGCATGAAGCGGTTGAAAATGATACAGTTTCATTAAAGATTCATTACCAAGTTCTTGAAGAGATTACGCAAGAAAAACCAATTATTCAAGGAGACTGAGGCGATTGTCAGAAACATCATTGATTCAACTTAACTTAAGAGATGCACAAATAGCACAAGCACTATACGGGCCGAATGATTTGCATTTAAAACGAATTGAAGAAGAGCTATCCATTGAATTAGTGACGAGAGGCGAAGATATACTCATCACTGGCGATAAGCTTCAAATTGAACGCGCAGCAAAAATTATTGAGACACTAATTGGCGTCGTTGAGCAATACGCTCAGTTATCTGAACGTGATGTCTTTTACGCGATTCAGCTAGAAAAAGAAGGAAAGCTAGCTGAATTAAACGAATTATACGATGAAAATATAGCGACAACAGTCAAAGGCAAAATTATTCGAGCAAAAACATTAGGCCAGCGACACTACGTTTCCATGATTCGTAAACATGATATGGTATTTGGAGTAGGACCTGCTGGCACAGGAAAAACTTACCTAGCGGTCGTTTCAGCTGTATCTGCTTTAAAAGAAGGGAAAGTCAACCGAATTGTGTTAACGCGTCCAGCTGTTGAAGCAGGTGAAAGCTTAGGGTTTCTTCCAGGTGACTTAAAAGAAAAAGTTGACCCTTATTTACGTCCGATTTATGATGCACTTCATGATGTGTTAGGCGTAGAGCATACAACGAGATTAATGGAGAGAGGCACAATTGAAGTTGCACCATTAGCCTATATGCGAGGGCGAACGTTAGATGATTCATTTGTTATTCTAGATGAAGCGCAGAACACGACTGAAGAACAGATTAAAATGTTTATTACCAGACTAGGGTTTGGGTCGAAGATGGTTATAAACGGCGATATCACACAGATTGATTTACCAAAGGGAAAGAAGTCTGGCTTACAAGTTGCGCTACACAAGTTACGATCAGTAAAAGGAATTGGCATGGTATATCTTCAGGCATCTGATGTAGTAAGGCATGTGCTTGTCCAACGTATTCTTCAAGCATATGAACAAAACGAGCGGTTGAATGATCAATAATGTGCAAAGCCGAGTGAGGTGACTGTATGTGGAAGAAGATAAGCCTAAAGTATCTGCTCCAAAGAAATGGTGGCGGAAAATAAAGCAGCAACCGTACATACGTACAGTTATTTATACAATACTAGGCTTGATTATGTACGGTATGATGCTTGACAATATTATACCGGAGCAGCTAGAAGTAAATTTGTCCGAGCCGGCTGAACAAGATATTCGTGCACCAATGACAGTCGAAAATCGAGTTGCAACGGAGCAAAGGCGAACGGAAGCGGTAGGCGCTGTCGAAAGCCAAATGAAGCATAATCGGCAATACGAAGAAGATCGAGTTCAGCAAGTAAATGATATCTTCACAGTAATTCGTCTTGAGCGTGAGCGGGAAGTAGAGGAAGAGGAAGAATCTGCTTCGATTTCAGATCAAATTGAAAATGTTCGCTCAGACCTATCTTCGTCAACAAACGCAGATTTGAGTGATGAAGCTCTTGAAGTTTTGTTAGAAACGTCTGACTACCAGTTTCAAGCTGCGCAGGAGGCAGCTGTCAATACCGTTCACGAAACAATGAGTGAACCAATAAAGGTGGGCGATTTACAAGAAGCGAAGCAAAACGCTGAAAATCAAATAGCGGAAGTAACAAGTCTCTCGCCAGACGTTCGTGAAGCCATAAGCAATGTAGTTGATTTAGCGATTGTATTTAACGTAACATATGATGCTGAAACAACACAGCGATTAAGGCAAGAAGCGGCTGATTCAATTGATCCTGTTCTAATACGTGAAGGAGAATTGATTGTAAAAGAAGGCGATCTTGTTACATATGAAATGTATGAACAGCTTCGATTAGTAGGTTTACTCGATGAAGCCACAGTTATATTCCCCTATATTGGACTGGCGCTGTTTGTCTTCATCTTAATTGGAATGCTAATTTATTTCTTAAATGATTCCAATACGACGGTTGCAACAAATAATTCCCATTTATTAATGTTTTCGATTGTGTTTGTTGTCATTCTAGTGCTTATGAAGCTCTACAGTTACTTAGAGTCCCTTATCTCTTTACCTGGAATTGGCTTTGCGGTTCCGGCGGCGGCAGGAGCAATGTTACTAACATTGTTGTTGCACCCGAAAATTGCCATCGTAACAAGTTTTCTATTTGCTATTATTGGGAGTGTTTTCTACAATCACGATTCCTCTAGTACATTTGCGTTTATGTATGGCTTTTATATTTTGGTCGGTTCTCTTACAGGTATCTATTTCTTGAAGCAATCAAACAAAGCAACGCGAATTTTAAAAGCTGGTTTTTTTGTCCTCTGTGCGAATAGCTTAACTGTGCTATCCATTTTATTAATGAAAAGTATTTATTTGAATTGGGTTGAACTAAGCTTTTATTTCTTAGCGGCGTTTTTAGCAGCTTTCGTTGCTTCAGTTCTTACAATAGGGTTACTGCCGTTTATTGAAACAGGCTTCGGAATTTTATCGACGGCTAGGTTAATTGAGCTTTCAAGTCCAAATCATCCGCTACTTCGAAAGATTTTAACAGAAGCGCCTGGGACGTATCATCATAGCGTTGTCGTTGGGAATTTGGCAGAAGCAGCTTGTGAAACGTTAGGCGAAAATGGTTTACTAGCAAGAGTAGGCGCTTACTATCATGACTTAGGAAAAACACGACGCCCGAGATTTTTTATCGAGAATCAATTAAAAGGGGATAACCCTCATGATAAGATCTCGCCGCAATTGAGTAAAACTATTATTATTTCACATCCATATGATGGCGCTGATTTACTTCGCCAACATAAAATGCCTCGGGAAATTATTGATATTGCAGAACAGCACCATGGCACAAGCTTGCTTAAATTTTTCTACTATAAGGCAAAGCAAGATGATGAAAAGCAACATGTACCGGAAAGCCAATTCCGTTATCCTGGGCCAAAACCACAAACGAAAGTAACGTCCATTATCTCGATTGCAGATAGTGTGGAGGCGGCTGTGCGCTCAATGCAAAAACCAACACCAGATAAAGTCGAGCAATTAGTGGACAAAATTATTAAAGATAAGCTAGAAGACGGTCAATTCGATGAGTCAGATTTAACATTAAAAGAATTAAACCAAATTAAGCTTTCGATGTGTGAAACGTTAAATGGAACGTTTCATCAGCGAATAGAATATCCTGATGATGATGATTGAAAAGGAGTATTAAATGATTGAGATAGACATTATTGATGAGACAGAGACATTGACAGAAGAACAACTAAAGCTTGTTCACGACGTCCTTGCTTATGCGGGCAAAAAAGAAGAAGTTCATCCAGGTGCTGAGCTGTCGGTTACATTTGTAGATGAGGATGCCATACATGAGTTAAATTTAGAACATCGTGGCATCGATCGCTCTACTGATGTGCTATCGTTTGCTTTAAACGATGGAGAGCCAGATTATGAAGCGTTAGAAGGAATTCCTAATTTATTAGGAGATATTATTGTATCCATTGCTCACATTAATCGACAAGCTGATGAGTATAATCATTCATTTGAACGTGAACTTGCTTTTCTTGTTGTTCATGGGTTTCTTCATCTGCTAGGGTATGATCATCAATCAAAGGAAGAAGAAAGGGAAATGTTTACTAAACAAGAGGAGATTTTAGAATCCTATGGCCTTGGAAGATCGAAACCGTAGAGGGTTAAAACGTTTATTTCGTTCATTCAACTATGCCATTTCAGGTCTTGGCTATGTGATTAGGCACGAACAGAACATGCAAATTCATTTAGCTAGTACAATGGCTATTTGTGGGCTTGCCTGGTTTTTTTCCGTCTCAGCGACTGAATGGGTGTTACTCCTACTTGTAATGGGAGGCGTTTTGACAGCTGAAACGCTTAATACGGCAATTGAACGGACAGTCGATTTAGTGACGGAAGACTTTCATCCACTAGCAAAGCGAGCAAAAGATATCGGTGCTGCTAGCGTGTTTATTTTTTGTATCATTGCCATCATTATTGGGGCTATTATATTTGTACCTTATTTTATTAACATTTTATAACGAAAAAGGAGGATTTCTATGGAAAAAGCAGCATTAATTCAGCTCGCTATTGAAGCAAGGGAAGAGGCTTACGTTCCTTATTCCTCATTTAAAGTAGGTGCTGCCCTCCTTCTAGCAGATGGATCGGTTGTAAAAGGAGCAAACATTGAAAATGCGGCATATAGCTTGGCAAACTGTGCTGAACGCACAGCGATATTTAGAGCGTATAAGCCAAATCATCAATCTTTTAAAGCACTTGCTGTGGCGGCGGATACACCAAATCCGGTTTCGCCTTGCGGTGCATGTAGACAAGTATTAGCAGAGTTATGTGAACCAGAAATGCCGGTCTATTTAAGTAATGTAAAAGGTGACTGGCAAGAAACAACAGTAGAAGCGCTACTACCAGGATTTTTTAAAGCGGAGGATATGAATGAATCAAGAGGA from Shouchella hunanensis includes these protein-coding regions:
- a CDS encoding NfeD family protein; the encoded protein is MNKWLKVAFVSYLLVFLLLPLQMIVKADDTNDAIVYVIPVEQTVERGLEAFLERSFNEAAEENADHIILDIHTPGGAVDAAGNIANIMNNTAIPVTAFINSEAISAGAYIALNADQIVMVPNGQMGSAGVIDGSGNAAEEKVQSLWVSRMKTAAEENGPDGGRDPAYAEAMSNADFDVEGFPSGYLTLNAEQALEVGYADAIERNVDGVISFLGYQSDEVNIVHSEVSIAEQIARFVTNPIVIPILLSIGSLGLIMELYSPGFGVPGFMGISALLLFFFGHMVAGFAGWESLILVVVGIVLLGVEMVAPGFGIFGILGIGLIIGGLFMASFSTTVMVISVGITLVVTIAAAIILFVFFGNRGPWKKLVLQAQTTSEEGYLSTETDQALMGQTGKALSDLRPAGIALINDRRLDVVSEGSYIGRGSMLKVVYTSGSRVVVREIEQND
- the floA gene encoding flotillin-like protein FloA (flotillin-like protein involved in membrane lipid rafts), which encodes MDDGIIITLIIVAAAVILLAILFTFVPVALWISAIAAGVKIGIFELVGMRLRRVVPARVVNPLIKAVKAGIDLDSSRLEGHYLAGGNVDRVVNALIAAQRANIELSFERAAAIDLAGRDVLEAVQMSVNPKVIETPFIAGVAMDGIEVKAKARITVRANIDRLVGGAGEDTIIARVGEGIVSTIGSQQDHKKVLENPDMISQTVLTKGLDSGTAFEILSIDIADIDIGKNIGAELQTDQAEADKKIAQAKAEERRAMAVAQEQEMRARVEEMRAKVVEAEAEVPMALSEALRNGHMGVMDYMNYQNVLADTDMRDSISKSSKGDSDMFPDNDPRNKNN
- the yqfC gene encoding sporulation protein YqfC — translated: MSRMTNRIKKWVTEQMQLPADVTMDLPRITMIGQLHIYIENHRGVLQFSNKELRLLLKEGQLLVTGDQFVLKTILPEELLLEGRIDKVMFINEEGK
- the yqfD gene encoding sporulation protein YqfD, with translation MRNGFVNLIGGVVSVEIRGPYPEQLLNRCLKQGIHIWNVSVIETEKIQFKIQLRNIHQLRRFLRGTDLTLRFKERQGLPFFMKQMKVRAGFVMGIAAFFVAFFLLSNMVWGYSIEGASPQVEKKLEEAIAELGVKRGEFSFGLPKPNEIQAYVTDRIDEATWVGVRKKGTNYQFEVVEQVRQTDPEIVSPRHLVASKKAVIRSMFVEDGTAVKRTNDVVEKGDLLVSGFIGVEGHEQTIPAKASVVGEIWYTSSVSMPITQTYTSLTGEQKNKYQLKVGDVSIPFWNITAPDYESMETYKKESQYTIFGYRLPVQLIVDEHRETQNFERTYEREEAFEVLKKQARLDLEQDLPEGADIVGEQVLHEAVENDTVSLKIHYQVLEEITQEKPIIQGD
- a CDS encoding PhoH family protein encodes the protein MSETSLIQLNLRDAQIAQALYGPNDLHLKRIEEELSIELVTRGEDILITGDKLQIERAAKIIETLIGVVEQYAQLSERDVFYAIQLEKEGKLAELNELYDENIATTVKGKIIRAKTLGQRHYVSMIRKHDMVFGVGPAGTGKTYLAVVSAVSALKEGKVNRIVLTRPAVEAGESLGFLPGDLKEKVDPYLRPIYDALHDVLGVEHTTRLMERGTIEVAPLAYMRGRTLDDSFVILDEAQNTTEEQIKMFITRLGFGSKMVINGDITQIDLPKGKKSGLQVALHKLRSVKGIGMVYLQASDVVRHVLVQRILQAYEQNERLNDQ
- a CDS encoding HD family phosphohydrolase; its protein translation is MEEDKPKVSAPKKWWRKIKQQPYIRTVIYTILGLIMYGMMLDNIIPEQLEVNLSEPAEQDIRAPMTVENRVATEQRRTEAVGAVESQMKHNRQYEEDRVQQVNDIFTVIRLEREREVEEEEESASISDQIENVRSDLSSSTNADLSDEALEVLLETSDYQFQAAQEAAVNTVHETMSEPIKVGDLQEAKQNAENQIAEVTSLSPDVREAISNVVDLAIVFNVTYDAETTQRLRQEAADSIDPVLIREGELIVKEGDLVTYEMYEQLRLVGLLDEATVIFPYIGLALFVFILIGMLIYFLNDSNTTVATNNSHLLMFSIVFVVILVLMKLYSYLESLISLPGIGFAVPAAAGAMLLTLLLHPKIAIVTSFLFAIIGSVFYNHDSSSTFAFMYGFYILVGSLTGIYFLKQSNKATRILKAGFFVLCANSLTVLSILLMKSIYLNWVELSFYFLAAFLAAFVASVLTIGLLPFIETGFGILSTARLIELSSPNHPLLRKILTEAPGTYHHSVVVGNLAEAACETLGENGLLARVGAYYHDLGKTRRPRFFIENQLKGDNPHDKISPQLSKTIIISHPYDGADLLRQHKMPREIIDIAEQHHGTSLLKFFYYKAKQDDEKQHVPESQFRYPGPKPQTKVTSIISIADSVEAAVRSMQKPTPDKVEQLVDKIIKDKLEDGQFDESDLTLKELNQIKLSMCETLNGTFHQRIEYPDDDD
- the ybeY gene encoding rRNA maturation RNase YbeY; the protein is MIEIDIIDETETLTEEQLKLVHDVLAYAGKKEEVHPGAELSVTFVDEDAIHELNLEHRGIDRSTDVLSFALNDGEPDYEALEGIPNLLGDIIVSIAHINRQADEYNHSFERELAFLVVHGFLHLLGYDHQSKEEEREMFTKQEEILESYGLGRSKP
- a CDS encoding diacylglycerol kinase family protein, which encodes MALEDRNRRGLKRLFRSFNYAISGLGYVIRHEQNMQIHLASTMAICGLAWFFSVSATEWVLLLLVMGGVLTAETLNTAIERTVDLVTEDFHPLAKRAKDIGAASVFIFCIIAIIIGAIIFVPYFINIL
- a CDS encoding cytidine deaminase, producing MEKAALIQLAIEAREEAYVPYSSFKVGAALLLADGSVVKGANIENAAYSLANCAERTAIFRAYKPNHQSFKALAVAADTPNPVSPCGACRQVLAELCEPEMPVYLSNVKGDWQETTVEALLPGFFKAEDMNESRGNV